Proteins encoded in a region of the Ptychodera flava strain L36383 chromosome 4, AS_Pfla_20210202, whole genome shotgun sequence genome:
- the LOC139131225 gene encoding putative ferric-chelate reductase 1 — MLKSMLYITGLLLLCLQATAFAITMTTVGCNVTKACFQHPGGCEPGVDCELFLSYEEYGEAHKFEMLGSRNVTYGQGWVSICFSDDRKMGEDSCMMCVNDEGDTSLLFTYNAMKMNTVRESSGYFAPGTQISVDDGVISCSFTRVTMDDEQRDEAFFDLNNPYYILIGSGPVRSGVRLIHEKHPFATHHKVDFSSTEQMSAEETKDSGEEHSHEDDTGQVLADDASSALRVQTLTICIISSIAMALSS, encoded by the exons ATGTTAAAAAGCATGCTCTACATCACTGGACTTCTTTTGCTGTGCCTCCAAGCCACAGCATTCGCAATTACTATGACAACAGTGGGCTGTAATGTTACAAAAGCTTGCTTTCAACATCCGGGAGGTTGTGAGCCAGGAGTTGACTGCGAACTCTTTCTTTCCTATGAAGAGTACGGCGAGGCTCACAAATTCGAGATGCTCGGATCTAGGAACGTCACCTACGGTCAGGGTTGGGTATCCATTTGTTTTTCTGATGATCGGAAAATG gGCGAGGACAGTTGCATGATGTGTGTCAACGATGAGGGCGACACATCCTTGCTGTTCACGTACAACGctatgaaaatgaatacagTTAGAGAGTCATCG GGATACTTTGCCCCGGGTACCCAGATCAGTGTTGACGATGGGGTGATATCATGCTCCTTTACCCGAGTAACGATGGACGATGAACAGCGTGACGAAGCCTTCTTCGATTTGAATAACCCATACTACATTCTGATTGGAAGCGGACCTGTGAGATCAG GCGTTCGGCTCATACATGAGAAGCACCCCTTTGCTACCCACCATAAAGTGGACTTCTCCAGTACAGAACAGATGAGCGCAGAGGAAACAAAGGATAGCGGTGAAGAACACAGCCACGAGGACGACACCGGCCAAGTTCTTGCCGACGACGCTAGTTCCGCGCTTCGAG
- the LOC139131228 gene encoding DOMON domain-containing protein FRRS1L-like yields MEFNLQIICLMICFAVMANGTAITRTDCGSDKACYSDPERCDPSADTCDFFLSYKENGGNVDFEIVGEPTNAEGWIAVAFSYDKKMGNDSGVMCVNDGSSTSIKTFYNEGQVNRPGNTVGLSGMSSATNDGILSCSFSRSKSMSNNPEFFDLAMDFFLLMGTGPCTGGTCTEHETLPKASLMKVDFDSTDDINAGDPDHSSHESHDSATIDVSGKVSVLVAVMVLAAVIGL; encoded by the exons ATGgagtttaatttgcaaattatctGCTTGATGATATGTTTTGCCGTGATGGCCAACGGCACTGCGATCACCAGGACTGATTGTGGAAGCGACAAGGCATGCTACTCGGACCCGGAGCGCTGCGACCCTAGCGCAGACACGTGCGACTTTTTCCTCTCGTACAAGGAGAATGGTGGCAACGTTGACTTTGAGATCGTTGGAGAACCAACAAATGCCGAAGGCTGGATAGCCGTCGCGTTTTCTTATGACAAAAAGATG GGCAACGACAGCGGGGTGATGTGTGTCAATGATGGGTCCTCCACGTCCATTAAGACGTTTTACAACGAAGGTCAAGTTAACAGACCCGGTAATACG GTTGGGCTGTCAGGCATGTCAAGCGCCACCAACGATGGAATTTTATCATGCTCTTTCTCGCGCAGCAAGTCTATGTCGAATAATCCTGAATTTTTCGACTTGGCGATGGACTTCTTCTTGCTGATGGGAACCGGACCCTGCACTGGCG GAACGTGCACTGAACACGAAACTTTGCCGAAGGCTTCTTTAATGAAAGTCGATTTCGACAGTACCGATGACATCAATGCTGGTGACCCGGACCATTCTTCGCACGAATCTCACGACAGCGCCACCATCGACGTGTCTGGTAAAGTTTCAG TTTTGGTTGCGGTCATGGTCTTGGCTGCAGTAATAGGATTGTAA